The following are encoded together in the Variovorax sp. PBS-H4 genome:
- the gtdA gene encoding gentisate 1,2-dioxygenase has product MNTAPQAARSDAAERRDYYERIRPLNLTPLWESLHALVPREPQTPCVPSLWRYDEIRPLLMESAALITAEEAVRRVLVLENPAIPGRSSITQSLYAGLQLIMPGEVAPSHRHVQSALRFIVDGKGAYTTVGGERTTMFPGDFIITPSWAWHDHGNEGLEGVSEPVVWLDGLDIPMLRFFDAGFAENDDAKMQQVARPEGNSLARFGHNMVPVRHDHVAPTSPIFNYPYARSREALAQLQKQEAPDAWLGHKLRYVNPLTGGSPMPTIGTHLQLLPEGFAGKTHRGTDGTVYSVVEGRGTAEIGGQRFDFGPRDTFVVPSWAPLRLSAVEDVVLFSFSDRPVQQAMGVLREAFLQDA; this is encoded by the coding sequence ATGAACACCGCCCCCCAGGCCGCGCGCAGCGACGCCGCCGAGCGCCGCGACTACTACGAACGCATCCGTCCGCTGAACCTCACGCCCCTGTGGGAATCGCTGCACGCGCTGGTGCCGCGCGAACCGCAGACGCCCTGCGTGCCTTCGCTCTGGCGCTACGACGAGATCCGGCCGCTGCTGATGGAATCGGCCGCGCTCATCACGGCCGAGGAAGCAGTTCGTCGCGTGCTGGTGCTGGAGAACCCGGCGATCCCCGGCCGCTCTTCCATCACCCAGTCGCTCTACGCCGGCCTGCAGCTGATCATGCCGGGCGAGGTCGCGCCTTCGCACCGCCACGTGCAGTCGGCGCTGCGCTTCATCGTCGACGGCAAGGGTGCGTACACCACGGTGGGCGGGGAGCGCACCACCATGTTCCCGGGCGACTTCATCATCACGCCTTCGTGGGCCTGGCACGACCACGGCAACGAGGGCCTCGAAGGCGTGAGCGAGCCGGTGGTGTGGCTGGACGGGCTCGACATCCCGATGCTGCGCTTCTTCGACGCCGGCTTCGCCGAGAACGACGACGCCAAGATGCAGCAGGTGGCCCGGCCCGAAGGCAACAGCCTGGCGCGCTTCGGCCACAACATGGTGCCGGTGCGGCACGACCATGTGGCGCCGACCTCGCCGATCTTCAACTACCCCTATGCGCGCAGCCGGGAGGCACTGGCCCAGCTGCAGAAGCAGGAGGCGCCCGATGCCTGGCTGGGGCACAAGCTGCGCTACGTCAATCCGCTGACCGGCGGCTCGCCGATGCCCACCATCGGGACCCACCTGCAGCTGCTGCCCGAGGGCTTTGCCGGCAAGACACACCGCGGCACCGACGGCACGGTCTACAGCGTGGTCGAGGGGCGCGGCACCGCCGAGATCGGCGGCCAGCGCTTCGACTTCGGTCCGCGCGATACCTTCGTCGTGCCTTCGTGGGCGCCGCTGCGCCTCTCGGCCGTCGAAGACGTTGTGCTGTTCAGCTTCTCCGACCGTCCCGTGCAGCAAGCCATGGGCGTGCTGCGCGAGGCCTTCCTGCAGGACGCCTGA
- a CDS encoding response regulator: MNVLIVDDNKAAADLLRELLTLQDHEVHCSYCAKDAMDAAAATDFDAALVDLVLPDFSGAELARRMRADQGGKPLLLVAVSGYGKEDSGDAAAPGLFDHHLQKPIDFEALDRILVQPAAR, encoded by the coding sequence GTGAATGTGCTGATCGTCGACGACAACAAGGCCGCTGCCGATCTGCTGCGCGAGCTGCTGACCCTGCAGGATCACGAGGTGCATTGCAGCTACTGCGCGAAAGACGCGATGGACGCGGCAGCCGCCACCGACTTCGATGCGGCCCTGGTCGACCTGGTCCTGCCGGATTTCTCGGGCGCAGAGTTGGCGCGTCGCATGCGCGCCGACCAGGGCGGCAAGCCACTGTTGCTGGTGGCCGTTTCCGGCTACGGCAAGGAAGACTCCGGCGATGCCGCCGCGCCGGGCTTGTTCGACCACCACCTGCAAAAGCCCATCGACTTCGAGGCACTCGACCGCATCCTCGTGCAGCCCGCCGCCCGGTAG
- a CDS encoding HAMP domain-containing protein: protein MNVLDKSIATGSLEEMAILLDALTRFRKGDAEIRLPQHWTGLSGKVADVFNDVVEQNAMLAAELVRLRQVVGKEGQLKQRAAMFETRGFWGESIECVNALIDDLVHPTTEVARVIGAVAQGDLSKSMALEVDGRPLEGEFLRTAKTINKMVEQLGNFSAEVTRVAREVGTEGKLGGQAKVKGVAGTWKDLTDSVNSMAGNLTDQVRNIADVTTAVAKGDLSKKIDVDVKGEFLTLRNTINTMVDQLRSFASEVTRVAREVGTEGSLGGQARVEGVSGTWKDLTDSVNSMAGNLTSQVRNIADVTKAVAAGDLSKKITVDVKGEILELKNTVNTMVDQLNSFAAEVTRVAREVGTEGKLGGQADVQGVAGTWKDLTESVNFMAGNLTSQVRNIADVTKAVAAGDLSKKITVDVKGEISELKNTINTMVDQLNSFAAEVTRVAREVGTEGKLGGQADVQGVAGTWKDLTESVNSMAGNLTDQVRNIADVTTAVAKGDLSKKITVAVKGEILELKNTVNTMVDQLNSFAAEVTRVAREVGTEGKLGGQADVQGVAGTWKDLTDSVNSMASNLTSQVRNIADVTKAVAAGDLSKKITVDVKGEILELKATINTMVDQLSSFAAEVTRVAREVGTEGRLGGQAQVRDVSGTWKDLTDNVNFMAGNLTGQVRGIAKVVTAVANGDLQQKLMVEAKGEIAALAETINSMTDTLATFADQVTTVAREVGVEGKLGGQAKVPGAAGTWKGLTENVNQLAANLTTQVRAIAEVATAVTQGDLTRSITVEARGEVAALKDTINEMIRNLKDTTQKNTEQDWLKTNLAKFSRMLQGQKDLLTVGQLILSELAPVVGAQQAEFYMLTSNTATPRLKLFASYASGGQAVHGKEIDLGQGLVGQCAVEKTKILLTNVPSTAFRIATGLSEGAAMDVIVLPVIFEGEVRGVLELASLERFNPSHQAFLDQLTESIGIVINTISANMRTEDLLTQSQSLAEELQSRQQELQQTNEELQEKARLLVHQNQEVERKNQEVEQARQALEEKAEQLALTSKYKSEFLANMSHELRTPLNSLLILSDQLCKNSEGNLTARQVEFAKTIHLSGNDLLMLINDILDLSKIESGTVAVELSELRLDDLQRSVERSFRHVAEAKHVDFDIRSAGPLPETIVTDVKRLQQIIKNLLSNAFKFTHQGSVAMTVSMVDSGWSADNESLNRAGRVMAFSVADTGIGISADKQQIVFEAFQQADGSTSRKYGGTGLGLAISRELARLLGGEIRLASAPAQGSTFTLYLPQSYSSPRGTRLGRSAAAGHDRPAESRSEARKPARRALSADEPALTPHVEQEATGEMLSSLNIAEDDRDNILPGEKVLLVVENDLAFARMLLQAARRAGYKGLVSPSGAGALALARDHRPMLITLDIYLPDMEGWRILERLKADLATRHIPICVVSTDDSRERAMESGAVGFLAKPLQSIDEVDAALAQLNRFVETSRRKLLIAMQPSALRDSYVAALPRADIDVVIAESADAVRRSLGLGDIDAFATDGSLDGLGRTDVAEFVESRPAALRQLPVLLYSAPPGGPVPGWEHGPAGAVMRVAESLEALIDATAFSLHRGMARMSERERRAVEATHQASGSLAGRKVLIVDDDMRNIFALAAVLDAQGMAVVSAENGRDAIRLVKQDPSIDIVLMDIMMPEMDGMQTMRELRKLPRGKQLPLVAVTAKAMKGDREKCIEAGAWDYLSKPVDTAYLLMVLRGWLCK, encoded by the coding sequence ATGAACGTGCTGGACAAGTCGATCGCGACAGGGTCGCTCGAGGAAATGGCCATCCTGCTCGACGCGCTGACCCGCTTTCGCAAAGGGGATGCCGAGATCCGCCTGCCGCAGCACTGGACGGGCCTGTCCGGCAAGGTGGCCGATGTCTTCAACGACGTGGTCGAACAGAATGCGATGCTGGCGGCCGAACTCGTACGGTTGCGCCAGGTGGTCGGCAAGGAGGGCCAGCTCAAGCAGCGCGCTGCCATGTTCGAGACCCGCGGCTTCTGGGGCGAATCGATCGAGTGCGTCAATGCCCTGATCGACGACCTGGTCCATCCCACCACCGAGGTCGCGCGCGTGATCGGCGCGGTGGCCCAGGGCGACCTGTCCAAGAGCATGGCGCTGGAGGTCGACGGCCGGCCCCTGGAGGGTGAGTTCCTGCGCACCGCCAAGACCATCAACAAGATGGTGGAGCAGCTCGGCAACTTCTCGGCCGAGGTGACACGGGTGGCGCGCGAGGTGGGTACCGAGGGCAAGCTCGGCGGCCAGGCCAAGGTCAAGGGCGTGGCCGGCACCTGGAAGGACCTGACCGACTCCGTCAACTCGATGGCCGGCAACCTGACCGACCAGGTGCGCAACATCGCGGACGTGACCACCGCCGTGGCCAAGGGCGACCTGTCCAAGAAGATCGACGTGGACGTGAAGGGCGAGTTCCTCACGCTCCGGAACACGATCAATACCATGGTCGATCAGCTGCGCTCGTTCGCGTCCGAAGTGACCCGGGTGGCGCGCGAGGTGGGCACCGAGGGGTCGCTCGGTGGCCAGGCGCGGGTCGAGGGCGTTTCGGGAACCTGGAAGGACCTGACGGATTCGGTCAACTCGATGGCCGGCAACCTGACTTCGCAGGTGCGCAACATCGCCGACGTGACCAAGGCGGTCGCCGCCGGCGATCTCTCCAAGAAGATCACGGTGGACGTGAAGGGCGAAATCCTGGAGCTGAAGAACACCGTCAACACCATGGTCGACCAGCTCAATTCCTTCGCCGCCGAGGTGACGCGGGTGGCGCGCGAGGTGGGCACCGAAGGCAAGCTGGGCGGCCAGGCCGACGTGCAGGGCGTCGCCGGCACCTGGAAGGACCTCACCGAATCCGTCAATTTCATGGCCGGCAACCTGACCTCGCAGGTGCGCAACATTGCCGACGTGACCAAGGCCGTGGCTGCCGGCGACCTGTCCAAGAAGATCACGGTGGACGTGAAAGGCGAGATCTCCGAGCTGAAGAACACCATCAACACCATGGTGGACCAGCTCAACTCCTTCGCCGCCGAGGTGACGCGGGTGGCGCGCGAGGTGGGCACCGAAGGCAAGCTCGGCGGGCAGGCCGACGTGCAGGGCGTGGCCGGCACGTGGAAGGACCTCACCGAGTCGGTCAACTCGATGGCCGGCAACCTGACGGACCAGGTGCGCAACATCGCCGACGTGACCACCGCCGTGGCCAAGGGCGATCTTTCCAAGAAGATCACGGTGGCCGTGAAGGGAGAGATCCTGGAGCTGAAGAACACCGTCAACACCATGGTGGACCAGCTCAACTCCTTCGCCGCCGAAGTGACGCGGGTGGCGCGCGAGGTGGGCACCGAAGGCAAGCTGGGCGGGCAGGCCGACGTGCAGGGCGTGGCCGGCACGTGGAAGGACCTCACCGACTCGGTGAACTCGATGGCCTCGAACCTGACTTCGCAGGTGCGCAACATCGCCGACGTGACCAAGGCCGTGGCCGCAGGCGATCTCTCCAAGAAGATCACGGTGGACGTGAAGGGCGAGATCCTCGAGCTCAAGGCCACCATCAACACCATGGTGGACCAGCTGTCCTCCTTCGCCGCCGAGGTGACGCGGGTGGCGCGCGAGGTCGGCACCGAAGGCCGGCTGGGCGGGCAGGCTCAGGTGCGCGACGTGTCCGGCACCTGGAAGGACCTCACGGACAACGTCAACTTCATGGCCGGCAACCTGACCGGACAGGTGCGCGGCATCGCCAAGGTGGTGACAGCTGTGGCCAATGGCGACCTCCAGCAGAAGCTGATGGTCGAAGCCAAGGGCGAGATCGCCGCGTTGGCCGAGACCATCAACAGCATGACCGACACGCTGGCCACCTTCGCCGACCAGGTCACGACGGTGGCGCGTGAGGTGGGCGTCGAAGGCAAGCTCGGTGGCCAGGCCAAGGTGCCCGGCGCGGCCGGCACCTGGAAGGGCCTGACCGAGAACGTCAACCAGCTGGCTGCCAACCTGACGACCCAGGTGCGCGCCATCGCCGAGGTGGCGACTGCCGTGACCCAGGGCGACCTGACGCGCTCCATCACGGTGGAGGCGCGCGGCGAGGTCGCGGCCCTGAAGGACACGATCAACGAGATGATCCGCAACCTGAAGGACACCACCCAGAAGAACACCGAGCAGGACTGGCTCAAGACCAACCTGGCCAAGTTCAGCCGCATGCTGCAGGGCCAGAAGGACCTGCTCACGGTCGGGCAGCTGATCCTCTCCGAGCTCGCGCCCGTGGTGGGCGCACAGCAGGCCGAGTTCTACATGCTGACCAGCAACACGGCCACGCCGCGGCTGAAGCTCTTCGCCAGCTATGCCTCGGGCGGGCAGGCGGTGCACGGCAAGGAAATCGACCTGGGCCAGGGCCTGGTGGGCCAGTGCGCGGTCGAGAAGACCAAGATCCTGTTGACCAACGTGCCGAGCACGGCGTTCCGCATCGCGACCGGCCTGTCCGAAGGCGCGGCCATGGACGTGATCGTGCTGCCGGTGATCTTCGAGGGCGAAGTCCGCGGCGTGCTGGAGCTGGCCTCGCTGGAGCGCTTCAATCCCTCGCACCAGGCCTTCCTGGACCAGCTGACCGAGTCGATCGGCATCGTGATCAACACCATCTCGGCCAACATGCGCACCGAAGACCTGCTCACGCAGTCGCAGTCGCTGGCCGAGGAGCTGCAAAGCCGCCAGCAGGAGCTGCAGCAGACCAACGAGGAGCTGCAGGAAAAGGCGCGGCTGCTGGTGCACCAGAACCAGGAGGTCGAGCGCAAGAACCAGGAGGTGGAGCAGGCCCGCCAGGCGCTGGAGGAAAAGGCCGAGCAGCTCGCGCTCACCTCCAAGTACAAGTCCGAATTCCTGGCCAACATGTCGCATGAGCTGCGCACGCCGCTCAACAGCCTGCTGATCCTGTCGGACCAGCTGTGCAAGAACAGCGAAGGCAACCTGACGGCCCGGCAGGTGGAGTTCGCCAAGACCATCCACCTCTCGGGCAACGACCTGTTGATGCTGATCAACGACATCCTCGACCTGTCGAAGATCGAATCGGGCACGGTGGCGGTGGAGCTCAGCGAACTCAGGCTGGACGATCTGCAGCGCTCGGTGGAGCGCAGCTTCCGCCACGTGGCCGAGGCCAAGCACGTGGACTTCGACATCCGTTCCGCGGGGCCGCTGCCCGAGACCATCGTGACGGACGTCAAGCGGCTGCAGCAGATCATCAAGAACCTGCTGTCGAACGCCTTCAAGTTCACGCACCAGGGCTCGGTGGCGATGACGGTGTCGATGGTCGACAGCGGCTGGTCGGCCGACAACGAGAGCCTCAACCGAGCCGGCCGGGTCATGGCCTTCTCGGTGGCTGACACCGGCATCGGAATTTCGGCGGACAAGCAGCAGATCGTGTTCGAGGCCTTCCAGCAGGCGGACGGCTCGACCTCCCGCAAGTACGGCGGCACCGGTCTGGGCCTGGCAATCAGCCGCGAGCTGGCACGCCTGCTGGGCGGCGAGATCCGGCTGGCGAGTGCGCCGGCGCAGGGCAGCACCTTCACGCTGTACCTGCCGCAAAGCTACAGCTCGCCGCGCGGCACCCGGCTCGGCCGGTCCGCCGCGGCGGGGCATGACCGGCCCGCCGAGTCGCGAAGCGAAGCGCGCAAGCCGGCTCGCCGCGCGCTCTCCGCCGACGAGCCGGCCCTGACGCCGCATGTCGAGCAGGAAGCCACGGGCGAGATGCTGTCCTCGCTCAACATTGCCGAAGACGATCGCGACAACATCCTGCCGGGCGAGAAGGTGCTGCTGGTCGTGGAGAACGACCTCGCCTTCGCCAGGATGCTGCTGCAGGCGGCACGGCGCGCTGGCTACAAGGGCCTGGTGAGCCCGAGCGGCGCGGGCGCGCTGGCGCTTGCGCGCGACCACCGGCCGATGCTCATCACGCTCGACATCTACCTGCCCGACATGGAGGGCTGGCGCATCCTGGAACGCCTCAAGGCAGACCTGGCGACCCGGCACATCCCGATCTGCGTGGTGTCGACCGACGACTCGCGCGAACGCGCGATGGAATCCGGCGCCGTCGGCTTCCTCGCCAAGCCGCTGCAGTCGATCGACGAGGTGGACGCAGCGCTGGCACAGTTGAACCGCTTCGTCGAGACCTCGAGGCGCAAGCTTCTGATCGCGATGCAGCCGAGCGCCTTGCGCGACAGCTATGTGGCCGCCCTGCCCCGCGCCGACATCGATGTCGTGATCGCAGAAAGTGCCGATGCGGTGCGGCGTTCGCTCGGGCTCGGCGACATCGACGCCTTCGCGACGGACGGCAGCCTGGACGGCCTCGGCCGCACGGACGTGGCCGAGTTCGTCGAAAGCCGCCCCGCGGCCCTCCGGCAGTTGCCGGTGCTCCTCTACAGCGCGCCGCCCGGCGGTCCCGTGCCAGGTTGGGAGCATGGTCCAGCGGGCGCCGTGATGCGGGTCGCGGAGTCCCTCGAAGCGCTGATCGACGCCACCGCCTTCAGCCTGCATCGCGGCATGGCCCGGATGTCGGAGCGCGAGCGCCGCGCGGTGGAGGCGACGCACCAGGCCTCTGGTTCCCTGGCGGGCCGGAAGGTACTGATCGTCGACGACGACATGCGCAACATCTTCGCGCTGGCGGCCGTGCTGGACGCCCAGGGCATGGCCGTCGTGTCGGCGGAGAACGGCCGTGACGCCATCCGCCTGGTGAAGCAGGACCCTTCCATCGACATCGTGCTGATGGACATCATGATGCCGGAGATGGATGGCATGCAGACCATGCGCGAGCTCCGCAAGTTGCCCCGCGGCAAGCAGCTGCCGCTGGTGGCCGTCACGGCCAAGGCCATGAAGGGCGACCGCGAGAAGTGCATCGAGGCGGGCGCCTGGGACTACCTCTCGAAGCCAGTCGACACGGCCTACCTGCTGATGGTCCTGAGGGGATGGCTGTGCAAATAG
- a CDS encoding response regulator, whose amino-acid sequence MAVQIEDGFMPPPEDADSGPMAGEEKADILVVDDLPEKLLVFRTVLEELGQNLVLVRSGADALREILQRDFAVILLDVNMPGIDGFETATLIRQHRRCAHTPIIFITSYADEMQTARGYSLGAVDYILSPVVPEILRSKVSVFVALHQMRRQVRRQADARAAVMAAQAARRVAEENDRRSAFLAHASRVLSGSLQISVAMRELAELLVPELASLAVVLLADPDLGTGEMVAAAQSPGAKLQLSTGLGSRLDERVHTALSGAVGERRATRLDEAALATLTPAALGLTKAGDAFPPLRSAQAVPLIFGERMLGVVLVARSDTGERGAPEAALLEELAARAATAFENARLYLVLQREMLERQAAQEELQRTNKRKDEFLAMMSHELRNPLAPIHTAVQVIRRVAAPHPKVAWALDIAERQLKQLTRLIEELLDVARISQGKIVLKHETLELSTVITQSVETVQPFVDGRRQALAVVVPQQPAWLLGDMARLTQVIANLLHNAAKYSPEGTGIDMVCWLEEDEVVLSVRDQGIGIDPELLPRIFELFEQGERGLDRAQGGLGVGLTLARRLTEMHGGRIEAFSEGRDRGSEFRLRLPRVGAVQPADPAAPLPAAAASRSEGLHILVVDDNHDAATGIAAMLELEGHVVRTAHDGEEALRAAAMHGPVVVVLDIGLPLLDGYEVARRMRAMPELASALLIAVTGYGQSEDRAAAIGAGFDHHFVKPADPEALLECIKAWSGQRYQGEAGKRRASAAAS is encoded by the coding sequence ATGGCTGTGCAAATAGAAGACGGCTTCATGCCGCCGCCCGAGGACGCGGACTCCGGCCCCATGGCCGGCGAGGAGAAAGCCGACATCCTCGTGGTGGACGACCTGCCCGAGAAGCTGCTGGTGTTCCGCACGGTGCTCGAGGAGCTGGGCCAGAACCTGGTCCTGGTGCGCTCGGGCGCCGACGCCCTGCGCGAGATCCTGCAGCGCGACTTCGCGGTGATCCTGCTGGACGTCAACATGCCGGGCATCGATGGCTTCGAGACCGCGACGCTGATCCGCCAGCACCGCCGCTGCGCGCACACCCCGATCATCTTCATCACCTCCTACGCCGACGAGATGCAGACCGCGCGCGGCTACTCTCTGGGCGCGGTGGACTACATCCTGTCGCCGGTGGTGCCGGAGATCCTGCGCAGCAAAGTCTCGGTTTTCGTCGCGCTCCACCAAATGCGGCGACAAGTCCGGCGCCAGGCCGATGCGCGCGCGGCCGTGATGGCGGCGCAGGCGGCGCGTCGCGTCGCCGAAGAGAACGACCGGCGCTCGGCCTTCCTGGCCCATGCAAGCCGGGTGCTCAGCGGCTCGCTGCAAATCAGCGTCGCGATGCGCGAGCTGGCGGAGCTGCTGGTGCCTGAGCTGGCATCGCTGGCCGTCGTGCTCCTGGCCGACCCGGACCTCGGAACCGGGGAGATGGTGGCAGCGGCCCAGTCCCCCGGTGCGAAGTTGCAGTTGTCGACCGGACTCGGCTCGCGGCTCGACGAGCGCGTGCACACCGCGCTGAGCGGCGCAGTGGGCGAGCGCCGGGCCACCCGCCTCGACGAGGCGGCGCTGGCGACGCTCACGCCCGCTGCCCTCGGCTTGACGAAGGCAGGCGATGCCTTCCCGCCGTTGCGCTCGGCGCAGGCCGTGCCGCTGATCTTCGGCGAGCGCATGCTGGGCGTGGTCCTGGTCGCACGCAGCGACACGGGCGAGCGCGGCGCCCCTGAGGCCGCGCTGCTCGAGGAACTGGCCGCGCGGGCCGCCACCGCCTTCGAGAATGCACGCCTCTACCTCGTGCTCCAGCGCGAGATGCTGGAGCGGCAGGCCGCACAGGAGGAGCTCCAGCGCACCAACAAGCGCAAGGACGAGTTCCTCGCGATGATGTCGCACGAGCTGCGCAACCCGCTGGCGCCCATCCACACGGCGGTGCAGGTGATCCGTCGCGTCGCCGCGCCGCACCCGAAGGTGGCCTGGGCGCTGGACATCGCCGAGCGGCAGCTCAAGCAGTTGACACGGCTGATCGAGGAACTGCTGGACGTGGCGCGGATCAGCCAGGGCAAGATCGTGCTGAAGCACGAAACCCTGGAGCTGAGCACCGTCATCACCCAGAGCGTCGAGACGGTGCAGCCCTTCGTCGACGGCCGCCGCCAGGCCTTGGCAGTGGTGGTGCCCCAGCAGCCGGCATGGCTGCTGGGCGACATGGCCCGACTCACGCAGGTGATCGCCAACCTGCTGCACAACGCGGCCAAATACAGCCCCGAGGGCACCGGCATCGACATGGTTTGCTGGCTCGAGGAGGACGAGGTCGTCCTCTCGGTGCGCGACCAGGGCATCGGCATCGACCCCGAGCTGCTCCCCCGCATCTTCGAGCTCTTCGAGCAGGGGGAACGCGGCCTCGACCGGGCGCAGGGCGGCCTGGGCGTCGGGCTGACGCTGGCGCGGCGGCTGACCGAAATGCACGGCGGCCGGATCGAGGCCTTCAGCGAAGGCCGGGACCGCGGCTCCGAGTTCAGGCTGCGGCTGCCACGTGTCGGCGCAGTGCAGCCTGCCGACCCGGCCGCGCCCCTGCCCGCGGCGGCAGCGTCGCGCAGCGAGGGCCTGCACATCCTGGTCGTCGACGACAACCACGACGCAGCGACCGGGATTGCCGCGATGCTCGAACTGGAAGGCCATGTGGTCCGCACAGCCCACGACGGCGAGGAGGCGCTGCGCGCCGCCGCGATGCACGGCCCCGTCGTGGTGGTGCTGGACATCGGTTTGCCGCTGCTCGACGGCTACGAGGTCGCACGACGGATGCGCGCCATGCCCGAACTGGCCAGCGCCCTGCTGATCGCGGTGACAGGCTATGGCCAGAGCGAGGATCGCGCGGCCGCCATCGGCGCGGGCTTCGACCACCACTTCGTCAAGCCGGCCGATCCCGAAGCCTTGCTGGAGTGCATCAAGGCGTGGTCAGGACAGCGCTATCAGGGTGAGGCCGGGAAGCGGCGGGCCTCCGCGGCAGCGTCGTAG
- a CDS encoding LysR family transcriptional regulator, with amino-acid sequence MAKLDLEWLAVFDEIYKTGSVSKAAERLGLAQAAASTMLNKLRVHFDDRLFARTAQGMQPTPYAQRMLPHVRAALSQIEQARGSRSNFDPARAQRNFRICMTDISEVVLLPGLLDHLRRTAPGAHIETEIISTDSGRRLADGEVDLAVGFMPQLDAGFYQQTLFMQNFVCLAARNHPRIGERLTRKRFEAEAHAVISSSGTGHAIVDKTIARLGVKREVVVALSSFLSVARIVAHTELIVIVPRILGEVLATQEPVKLLEPPFALPHYAVKQHWHERFHADPGNAWLRRTVAHLFGAGKAKGLA; translated from the coding sequence ATGGCGAAGCTCGATCTCGAATGGCTCGCAGTGTTCGACGAGATCTACAAGACAGGCAGCGTCTCGAAAGCCGCCGAGCGCCTGGGCCTGGCGCAGGCCGCGGCCAGCACCATGCTCAACAAGCTGCGTGTGCACTTCGACGACCGGCTGTTCGCGCGCACCGCGCAGGGCATGCAGCCCACGCCGTATGCGCAGCGCATGCTGCCGCACGTGCGCGCGGCCCTGTCGCAGATCGAGCAGGCACGCGGCAGCCGCAGCAACTTCGACCCCGCCCGGGCCCAGCGCAACTTCCGCATCTGCATGACGGACATCAGCGAGGTGGTGCTCCTGCCCGGCCTGCTCGACCACTTGCGCCGAACGGCCCCCGGGGCGCACATCGAGACCGAGATCATCTCCACCGACAGCGGCCGGCGGCTGGCCGACGGCGAGGTGGACCTCGCGGTGGGCTTCATGCCGCAGCTGGACGCGGGCTTCTACCAGCAGACGCTCTTCATGCAGAACTTCGTCTGCCTGGCGGCGCGCAACCACCCGCGCATCGGCGAGCGGCTCACGCGCAAGCGCTTCGAGGCGGAGGCGCACGCGGTGATCTCCTCTTCCGGCACCGGGCATGCGATCGTCGACAAGACCATCGCCCGGCTGGGCGTGAAGCGCGAGGTGGTGGTGGCACTGTCCAGCTTCCTGAGCGTGGCGCGCATCGTGGCGCACACCGAGTTGATCGTGATCGTGCCGCGAATCCTCGGCGAGGTGCTGGCCACGCAGGAGCCGGTGAAGCTGCTGGAGCCGCCCTTCGCGCTGCCGCACTACGCGGTGAAGCAGCACTGGCACGAGCGCTTCCACGCCGATCCCGGCAACGCCTGGCTGCGGCGCACGGTGGCGCATCTCTTCGGCGCCGGCAAGGCAAAGGGGCTCGCATAA
- a CDS encoding acyl-CoA thioesterase, with translation MTSITLRFLAEPSTVNFGGKVHGGTVMKWIDEAGYACATTWSKRYCVTVFIGSIRFHHPIMIGDLVEVEARLAYTGTSSMNIVVEVRSGDMKGGEMQKTAECLIVFVSVDSHGRPLPVSAYTPVASEDLVLAERVRVHLTASRSASGQS, from the coding sequence ATGACCAGCATCACCCTGCGCTTCCTCGCCGAGCCCAGCACCGTCAACTTTGGCGGCAAGGTCCATGGCGGCACCGTCATGAAATGGATCGATGAAGCGGGCTACGCCTGCGCGACCACCTGGTCCAAGCGCTACTGCGTGACGGTGTTCATTGGCAGCATCCGCTTCCACCATCCGATCATGATCGGCGACCTGGTCGAGGTCGAGGCCCGGCTGGCCTACACCGGCACCAGCAGCATGAACATCGTCGTGGAAGTGCGCAGCGGCGACATGAAGGGCGGCGAAATGCAGAAGACGGCCGAATGCCTGATCGTCTTCGTCTCGGTCGACTCGCATGGCCGGCCACTGCCGGTGAGCGCCTACACCCCCGTCGCATCGGAGGACCTGGTCCTTGCAGAGCGGGTGCGCGTTCACCTGACCGCCTCCCGCTCCGCATCCGGCCAGAGCTAG